In Sphaerospermopsis torques-reginae ITEP-024, the genomic window TCCATTATTGAGTGCTAGGAGTTGTCAGCTATCAGCAGTCAGTGGTGATATTTTTTTTGGTTTTATGGGTAATCTCATAAATAGGAGAGGAAGATTGCTGTTTTTATGTATTTACCGCAGCAAGTATGAATACATGGCTAGTTCTGGTAGTGATTACTTGGAAAAACGTCGTCAGCAAATTGCAAGAAAGCAAAGAATTGTTACATATATTTCTTTATTGGGCTTCGGTGGTTCTATATTGTTTGGGGGGTTTAGCACCATTCAAAAAGCTTGGCAACACCCACAGCAATCGGTGGTTGAATCTGCTGAGACTGAGTTAGAGAAACAGATTAAGGGTTATGAGTTGGTTTTGCAGCGTGAACCTAATAATCAGGTGGCGTTGGAGAAGTTGTCAGTGATGAAGTTACAGGTGGGGGATAATCAGGGAGCGATCGCACTGTTGGAGAAGTTGGTTAAACTACATCCAGATAGAAAAGACTATCAAACTGTGTTAGCGGATGCAAAGAAAACAGAGAAAAATAATCAGGTAGCTAAATAGATCCCCGACTTCTTTTATTGATTGTGTCCAGAAATGATGATTTTATCTGAGAAGTCGGGGATTTGGGTATTTGTTTACAATGAAATCAGGTGAATGCCATGCCATAACCTATCCTAGTCAAAACAAACATACACAATGGTAAATTATGGATAGTATGAAACTTGATATGAAACTTGATCTGCCAACTGATCTACCCACCCAATTACCAGATCATACTCAATTACCCTGTGAAGATGGAACATTTGTGAAGAATTTTCAAGAACATCCTCAAAGTATTTTATTAACAGAATCTATTTGGTCAAAATTACAAGAAATTCATCCAGATAAACAATTTTGTATAGGTCAAGATAGCGGTATTTATTGGCGTATTACTGAGCCACCACAAAAAGGAGCAGAAGCACCAGATTGGTTTTATGTTCCTGATGTACCGCCAACTTTAAACGGACAAATGCGCCGTTCTTATGTGATGTGGCAGGAATTTGTAGCCCCTTTCATTGTGATTGAATTTGTTTCAGGGCATGGTGCTGAAGAAAGGGATGAAACGCCATGTTCAGGTAAGTTTTGGGTGTATGAAAAAGCGATTAGAGTACCTTTTTATGGAATTTATGAAGTGCAGAAAGCATCATTAGAATTATATCATTTAGTTGAGGGGAAATATTATTTAATGTCACCTAATGAAAGGGGGCGTTATCTAATTCAAAAAATGGGTGTAGAGTTGGGTATTTGGCAAGGAACATATAAAAATGTAGAGTTACCTTGGTTAAGATGGTGGGATTTAGATGGTAATTTATTGTTAACAGGAGAAGAACAAGCAGAACAGGAAAAACAACGGGCTGAACAGGAGAAACAACGTGCGGATAAATTAGCGGCAAAGTTGAGAGAATTAGGGGTAGAATTAGATGAGTAAATAATCAGTGAATAGATCCCTGACTTCTTTTAGAGATTGTGTCCATAAATTATAATTATAATTTTATATCAGAAGTCGGGGATCTTGGTATATTGGGTATATGAATTGAAGTTAAGGTTCTAAACAATGAAAACTTTAGTTAGATGGACAGTTGCCGACTATCATAAAATGATTGCTTCTGATATTTTAACAGGTCGTAATTGTGAATTAATAGATGGGGAAATTATAGAAATGAGTCCCGAATTACCTCAACATTATAATACTGCTAAAAGAGGTGTTAGTTATTTATCCAGTCTTTTACAAGGAAAAGCAGATGTTAGGTTTAATGGTCCAATTACGTTATCTAATTCTGAACCAGAACCAGATATTGCAATTGTTAAATTACCTGAGTCTAAATATGATCAACGTCATCCCTATCCAGAGGATATTTTTTGGTTAATTGAAGTAGCTAATACAAGTTTAGCTAAAGATTTATTGATTAAGAAAAAGGTTTATGCTGAAGCAAAAATCCCGGAGTATTGGATTATTAATTTACAAAGTAAAGAACTAATTGTTTTTCGGCAACTTGAAAATGGTGATTATTTGGTGGAAATAAAATGGCAAGAACCAATAATTAATGCTTTAGTTTTTCCAGATGTTGATATTATTGTTAGTCAGTTATTAATGTAGTTGTATAATTGTCTGAATCAGGATGTCCAGGATTTAAGGATTTACATG contains:
- a CDS encoding tetratricopeptide repeat protein; its protein translation is MASSGSDYLEKRRQQIARKQRIVTYISLLGFGGSILFGGFSTIQKAWQHPQQSVVESAETELEKQIKGYELVLQREPNNQVALEKLSVMKLQVGDNQGAIALLEKLVKLHPDRKDYQTVLADAKKTEKNNQVAK
- a CDS encoding Uma2 family endonuclease, with product MDSMKLDMKLDLPTDLPTQLPDHTQLPCEDGTFVKNFQEHPQSILLTESIWSKLQEIHPDKQFCIGQDSGIYWRITEPPQKGAEAPDWFYVPDVPPTLNGQMRRSYVMWQEFVAPFIVIEFVSGHGAEERDETPCSGKFWVYEKAIRVPFYGIYEVQKASLELYHLVEGKYYLMSPNERGRYLIQKMGVELGIWQGTYKNVELPWLRWWDLDGNLLLTGEEQAEQEKQRAEQEKQRADKLAAKLRELGVELDE
- a CDS encoding Uma2 family endonuclease; translation: MKTLVRWTVADYHKMIASDILTGRNCELIDGEIIEMSPELPQHYNTAKRGVSYLSSLLQGKADVRFNGPITLSNSEPEPDIAIVKLPESKYDQRHPYPEDIFWLIEVANTSLAKDLLIKKKVYAEAKIPEYWIINLQSKELIVFRQLENGDYLVEIKWQEPIINALVFPDVDIIVSQLLM